CCAGCATTTTCTGTCCAATATCATCCCGAATCCAGTCCTGGCCCCCATGATAGTCGCTACCTTTTTCAGCAATTTATTGATTTGATGGGATAATGATACTCGAAACAATAAACTTATCCAAATCTTTTGGCCTCCGCAAAGCAGTGGATGGACTGAGCCTACAGATTCCCGATGGTTCAGTATATGGATTTTTGGGTCCAAATGGGTGTGGAAAGTCCACCACCATTCGTATGATGACAGCATTGATTTCTCCCGATGAAGGAGAAGTTTTTATACAAGGGAATTCCGTTCAAAAGTTAGGGAATAAAGCACTCTCGAGTGTTGGTGCATTGATTGAAAGAGCAGATTTCCACAAACATCTTTCCGGTGAAACAAATTTAAAAATGCTGGCGCGGATGGATGGAACAGATATGTCCCGTGTTCAAACTGTATTGGATCGCACCGGGTTGGGGAACCGCGGGAAAGATAAAGTAAAAACCTATTCACAAGGAATGAAGCAGCGATTGGGTATAGCCCAAGCGCTTTTATCAAGACCAAAACTTTTGATTTTGGATGAACCCACGAATGGGTTGGATCCCCAGGGTATGAAAGAAGTCCGGGATCTCA
This genomic interval from Candidatus Neomarinimicrobiota bacterium contains the following:
- a CDS encoding ATP-binding cassette domain-containing protein encodes the protein MILETINLSKSFGLRKAVDGLSLQIPDGSVYGFLGPNGCGKSTTIRMMTALISPDEGEVFIQGNSVQKLGNKALSSVGALIERADFHKHLSGETNLKMLARMDGTDMSRVQTVLDRTGLGNRGKDKVKTYSQGMKQRLGIAQALLSRPKLLILDEPTNGLDPQGMKEVRDLICELSSEGITIFISSHLLDEVQKICSHVAMISFGKLITSGKMENLLQESDLLMTEVQVDNVEKSAQLLSALEWVHRCDAVDGVLHVGIGLNKASDLVQYLVQKDIRVSAVIPKTSLEDLYLSKFGMKNKI